The genomic region GATCATCGAGTTGGAAAACAAGATCGCGGTCGAACAGGACGCGGCGGCGCGGACGAAGCTGGAAACGGAACTGGCGACGCTGAACGCCAAGTACAACGCTCTGGTGCAGGACGAACAGGTGAAGCTGGCCAAGTCCCAGACGCTGGAGCGCTATATCGAGAAGGGCAAGACCTGGGTCGACAGCCTGCAGAACCAGGCGGCGACGCAGTTGGTGCTGATCAACAAGCTGCAGACGGATACCAAGCAGCGGGTTGTCCTTTATGACGCGCTGACCTCGTCGTTGAAAACCGCCCAGCAGCAGGACGTGGCGCACCGCATCAACGAGATTGGCGTCAAGACCGACCAGGAGGCGCAGACTGCGATGGCGGCGATTGGCGCTGCGACCAATGACAAGATGGCCGACATGCTGGAGAAGCATGAGGACCACATGGTCTTTGCCCGCCAGATTCTGGAGCAGAAAGCAAAGGCGGATGAACGCTTTGCGCGCCGGTTCGCGGCGATTGTCGAGAAGCACGACAAGAACGCGTATGGGGAGTGATCGGTTGCCGGTTCGGCGGGGCTAGTGGCGATGGCCATCAACCGACGTTTTCTCGCCAGGAGCGCGCTCCAAGGTGTAGTCTGGGCGGCCGCGTGGAGGTTCTTTGTCGCCGCGTTCAGCGTGGCGGTGATGAACTTCATTCTGAACGCTCTGATGCCCGAGATTGCGCTTTTCACCGACGCCGCCACCTCGGTTGCGCTGCTGTGGATTCTGCTACGGTTCGCATGCCCTACCTTGATCCGGCTACATCGCCACTATTGGCGGGTGGTCGACCTTTCCGTTCCGGCAGAGCCGAGCCTGGCAATGGCGATTGTATTGGAGCAATGGTCCAATCTGCGCCATGACCTGACGCTGCCTTGGAGGGCCATCCGTGGCTGACCCCACCATCAAAGACGTCCTCACCTCGGACCATTCCGAGCTTTACGACACGCTGACGGCGCGGCGGTACTTTGCCAAGTTCGTCAAGATCGGCGGCTATCTTGGCCGGGTTGCGGCGGAGATGGAGACCGAGGGGCGACTGAGCCGGACCGAGGCGCGGGTGTTGGGGGGGTACCTCAAGGCGGTGGCAGCGACGTTTCAGGCGCTGTCCCACAAGTATCTGATGACCGGGCGGGACGATGGCGCGACGCGGCTGACAATCGACCGGCACGAAAGCGGCTTTCCGGTCGCGCAAGAGCTGATGACCATGGCCGTCGATGCCCAGCAGGCCGAGCGGCATCTGGCGGGGATGCCGTCGGAGGCGGAGCTCAAGGACCGGATGGTGCGGCAGATTGTCGGCGACCTGACGATCCCGACCACGCTGCAATTCGCATTGGCGCAGCGCTACTACTATGAGGCGCTGCAGGCGGGCGGCATCTTCTGGGCGCGGAACGACCCGGACGCGCAGTGGATCGAGAACATCGGTGAGCGGCGGCATTTTCTGGTGCATTGGGCGGTCTGGGACACGCAGGTCAACCTGCCGGTGGTCTATCTGATGGACCTGGAGGATTCTGGCCGAAAGCCATTGCCAAGCGACGTGTTCCGCTGGCCACAGGTACAGGCAGCGCTGATGGCGCAGGCGATTGGCGGGCTGAAGCTTTTGACCATCGCCACGGGGTTCGACAAGGACTTTGCCGACCTGCACCCTAAACGGCTACGGCGCATCACGCTGGGTCCGATGTATTCGGCCAGCTTCACGCTGCAATCCGGGCCGATTTCCAAGGTTCTGGAAGGCGCCAAGGCCCCTGAGGGTCAGGATTGGGCTTTGGTCTGGACGGTCGAGGATCTGCTGGCTGAACGGGAAGAGCCGGTGAAGGACGGCTGGTTCTCCTCCTCGCAGCGGCAGGTTTACAAGCTGGACCCGGTGGCTGGGGCCGAACTGGGGGCCACGCGGCAGGACCGGATGATCATCTTGCCCGAGCGGCCCTATCAGGTGCTGGTGGAGCAGGACCCCAAGGGATTGCGGGGGTTGCGGAAATTTGTCGTGGGGGACGGGGGGCGGTTGATCCCGACGTTGTGATCGGCGGCAGCCCCCGGGGCGCTGCCCCGGACCCCGGAGTATTTGGAAAAGAGCAACTTGAGCAGATTTGCTTCTTTCCAAATACTCCCGCGCGGCGCGCGAACGGTTTGGATGGCATTTGGAGGGTTCGATGAGCACGCGCGACACGATGGAACTGAAGGAAGAGACGATCCGCGCGCAATATGAGGCGGCGCTGGGGATGGTCCTTGGGTTCGATCATGCGCCGCGGCTGGCGAAGCCTTTGGTCGAGGCGATTCAGGCCGAGCGGTCCTCGGGCATCGGCGCGCGGCCCCGGTTCCGGTCGACCGTGCCGGGGATGGCGGCGCGGTCCACGGCGCGGCCCGGGGGCGTGCGGCTGGCGGAGCGGGTGGAGGGTCTGGGCGACGGGCTGGTGACCCCGGTGCAGGCGGCGGTGCTGAATGCGCTGCGGCGGTCCTTGGCGATTGCGCTGGCAATGGGTGAGACGTTCTCGGCCCAGTCGGGGCTGGCGGAGTTGAAGCGGGCGAACCTTGAGGGGCGGGTGCCGGAGCCCAAGCGCGGGGAGTTCGGGGAGTTGCTGGCCGGTGAGGCGCTGGTGGTGCTGTTCACCTTCGGCAATGCGCTGGCCTATCTGATCGCGCCACATGTCGGGTCTTCCACCGTTGAGCTGGGCGAGGTGGAGGAGGTGCTGACGGATAATGCCCCGCTGGCGTTGCAGGGGGCCTTGTGGGAGCTGGATCAGGACATCGGGGCGCTGGCAACGGATGATGTGAAGCTGGTGGCGGTGGTGTCGGCCTTCGCCGAGGCGCTGATGAAGAAAGTGCAGATCCGGGCCGAGAATGGGGCGCGGACGTCGGTGTTCACGGCTGGGTCGTGGAAGGTGGAGGCGGATGGGCTGACGCTTTCAGGCTTCAAGCCGGCCAAGGCGGCGAAGGGCGGCGTGATCGCCATGGCCTTCAAGAAGCCGCATGAGGTGGTGGGGAACCACATCGCGAAGTATCAGAGCCTGCGCTTGTCGAAGATGCTGATGGCCTATGACTTCGAACGCCGGCTGAACCCATTTGCGGAGCTTGGCGGGTTCATCTTCACCTTCATGGGGGATGGGAAACCGGGGACGGGCAAGACCACGCTGATCCAGATGATGGCGGGGCTTCTGAACGATTATTGCAAGGTGGCGGGCTATCCGTTCCGCTACCAGAACTTCAGCATCGACCAGATCGACAGCTATCAGGGCAAGTCGGGGCAGAATGCCAAGGCGTTCATTGATGCGGTGCTGGATCCCTCGGTCATTGGGTTCGGGACCATCGACGACATCGACCAGGTGGCGGGCAAGCGGGGGGACCGGCAGTCCAGCGCGGGCCAGCAGGAGGTGACGGCGGTCTTCATGCAGGCCTTTGCGGGGGCCGGAACGGTGGTGCGGGGGAACTGCACGTTTGGGATGTTCTCCAACTACCCGGAGAATGTGGACGACGCCCTGCGCCAGCGGGCAGGAGCGCGGTTTCTGGTGGATGGGCCACAGACGAAGGAGGATTACATTGATATTTTGAGCCTTCTGCTGGGCAAGAACCATGCGATCCCGGTTGGGGAGCATGAGTTGTTCGCCGCGCAGGAGATCAAGAAGGCTGTGGCGGCCAGCTTTGAGGGGCATTCAAAGCCGCATGAGGCGGGGCTTTTGACGGTGTGGGAGAAGGTGGCGAAGGACATCGGGCCGCTCGACACCATTGCCAAGATCGGGGCCTATCTGAAGGCGATCCAGACGGCGGATGAGCGGTTCACAGGGCGGGCGATCAAGAACATCACCGATGCGGTGAAGGTCCGGGCGATGGACTTTGAACTGCCGGATGAGTGGATGGAGGAGCCGGACCTGTTCCTCTTCAAGCCCTATGACGAGAAGCTGGCGATGATCCGCGGGCTGATGACCCCGATCTCGGTGGAGATGGTGATCCAGGAGATCAACCGCTACGCCGACAGCGAGTTCCGCTATGCGGACAAGTCGGACGAGGTGGCGATTCAGGGCATGGTGCGGGATTTTGGGCGGCAGGAAGAGGCGAAGCGGCGGTATCTGGAGGGGAAGGGGTGAGCTATGGGAGCGGTTCTGCACAACCCTTTGGTTTTCGTGGCTGACTTCATCCTGCCCTTGGTGGTGGCATTGCTGCTCTGTCTGCGCTGGGGGCCGAACCGCGGGATCGTTTTCGCGGTGATCCCGGCGCTTGTCGGGGTCTTTGTACTGTTCTTCTTTCAGGTCAGTCCGGGGGTCAATCCTGATGGGTCTGGCCGGGTTGCCTCGGCCTTTGGCTACATGACCAGCGAGAGCATCATGTGGATCGCCAGTTTCCTGGTCGGAGCCGCGCTTGGGTCTGTGATCTGGAAGCTGCGGCGGTCGGGGGGGAAGGGGTGAGCAACCATCTGACGCTGGACCTCTGGAACTCTGTCCTGCCGCTCGTCTTGCTTTGCGCGGTGGTGGTTGTCTTGCCCGGCTGGTTCACTGGCAAGAACAACCTGTCGCACCGCACGCTGGCGTTCGCGGCCCTCAAGACAGCGGTCGTGGCCTATGCGGTGGGCGCGCTGATGATGGCGGCACTTTATGCGTCAATCAACGAAGGGGTATACGAGCAGGTCCTGCGTAACCCGATTGAGCGGGTGGGGTTCTTCCTGGGCCGCTCGGCGCTGTTCGCGCTGCTGTGGGGGCCTTTGTTGGGGTTCGTCTGGCTGGTGAAGGCGCAGGAAATGAATCGCCGGTTGGGGATGAAGATGGTGGATGGTGAATGATTGGAGAAACCGTCGGTGTAATTGCATTGCTTGGCGGACCCGTGCTTGGCGGGATCATTTGGGCGCGCATGGTCAAGGCGGTGATGCTAGACTCGGGATGGTCTATAGTGCGCTCATATTTTCTGGGAGCGGTAGTTTCATTGGTTGTCCCCTTCGCCTTGGTGTCTGCAATGGCGTCTGGAGCTAACAGAGGCAGTGGAGCCTCCGGACTACTGTACTTATCGTCCTACATTTGCGCGTTTCTTGCCCTCATTGCCTTTATCTTCACATTTGCAGCCATCACGGGTGACAAAAGCAATGAAGAATAGGGGATGTGTCGCTGTTATCGATCTTGTCGTTCAAGAGGTTAAGCTCAGCGACCGGGGAGTGGCTAAGGCTGCGGACACACTGTGGGAAACCTCATGAAACCCCTCATCCACCACGGCCACATGTCCACCAACCTGATCGTGGGCTCCTCCCCAGCCCCCCACCCCCAGCCCCTCCCCACGAGGGGGAGGGGAGGCGCTTCTTCGGTTGGGGTGGGTGCTGGTCGTTGGCGGCTTAGCGCTCCCTCCCCCTTGTGGGGAGGGTTGGGGTGGGGGGACTTGGCCATGGGGCGCAAGGCATGACTGGCATCCATCCCATCACCCGCGCCAAGGCCCGCAAGCTGCGCCATGAGATGACGCCAGAGGAGCGGAAAGTCTGGGTGAAGTTGCGGGAATATAACCGGATGCTGGGGCTGCATTTCCGGCGGCAAGCGCCCATCGGGCCGTTCATTGCCGATTTCGCTGATCTGGGGCGGCGGGTGGTAGTTGAGATTGACGGCGGTGGGCATGGTGGGCCTCGGGACGTGGCGCGGGATGAGTGGTTGGCCTTGCAGGGGTTTCGAGTGCTGAGGTTCTGGAATCCGGAGGTTTCGGGGAATATCGACGGGGTGATGCAGGTGATCTTCGACGCGGTTGACGGCGAGTCCTTAGCTGAGGGCGTGCCCCCCACCCCCTTCCCACGAGGGGGAGCGAAGGCGCTTGGGGATGGCGTCGGCGACAAGCATCTCGTCGATCCGACTATTGCTGGTGCCCCCCCACCCCATCCCTCCCCCACGAGGGGGGAGGGAGGTTCCTATCCTTTGACGTTGTGCGGGACGGCTGAACCCGGAGCCTCCCCTCCCCCTCGTGGGGAGGGGATGGGGGTGGGGGGCACCCGGCTGGAAGGTAACGCGCCATGAAACGCCTCATCCAACGCGGCCTCATGTTCGGCAACCTGATCGAGGTGTCCTCCCCGGCCCTTGTCGAACGCTACAACCGCGCGCT from Tabrizicola piscis harbors:
- a CDS encoding endonuclease domain-containing protein — translated: MTGIHPITRAKARKLRHEMTPEERKVWVKLREYNRMLGLHFRRQAPIGPFIADFADLGRRVVVEIDGGGHGGPRDVARDEWLALQGFRVLRFWNPEVSGNIDGVMQVIFDAVDGESLAEGVPPTPFPRGGAKALGDGVGDKHLVDPTIAGAPPPHPSPTRGEGGSYPLTLCGTAEPGASPPPRGEGMGVGGTRLEGNAP
- a CDS encoding AAA family ATPase, which translates into the protein MSTRDTMELKEETIRAQYEAALGMVLGFDHAPRLAKPLVEAIQAERSSGIGARPRFRSTVPGMAARSTARPGGVRLAERVEGLGDGLVTPVQAAVLNALRRSLAIALAMGETFSAQSGLAELKRANLEGRVPEPKRGEFGELLAGEALVVLFTFGNALAYLIAPHVGSSTVELGEVEEVLTDNAPLALQGALWELDQDIGALATDDVKLVAVVSAFAEALMKKVQIRAENGARTSVFTAGSWKVEADGLTLSGFKPAKAAKGGVIAMAFKKPHEVVGNHIAKYQSLRLSKMLMAYDFERRLNPFAELGGFIFTFMGDGKPGTGKTTLIQMMAGLLNDYCKVAGYPFRYQNFSIDQIDSYQGKSGQNAKAFIDAVLDPSVIGFGTIDDIDQVAGKRGDRQSSAGQQEVTAVFMQAFAGAGTVVRGNCTFGMFSNYPENVDDALRQRAGARFLVDGPQTKEDYIDILSLLLGKNHAIPVGEHELFAAQEIKKAVAASFEGHSKPHEAGLLTVWEKVAKDIGPLDTIAKIGAYLKAIQTADERFTGRAIKNITDAVKVRAMDFELPDEWMEEPDLFLFKPYDEKLAMIRGLMTPISVEMVIQEINRYADSEFRYADKSDEVAIQGMVRDFGRQEEAKRRYLEGKG